The following are from one region of the Salvia hispanica cultivar TCC Black 2014 chromosome 1, UniMelb_Shisp_WGS_1.0, whole genome shotgun sequence genome:
- the LOC125210290 gene encoding DNA-directed RNA polymerases II, IV and V subunit 12 → MDAQPEPVNYICGDCGQENTLKQGDVIQCRECGYRILYKKRTRRIVQYEAR, encoded by the exons ATGGATGCTCAGCCCGAACCAGTCAACTACATCTGTGGAg ATTGTGGGCAAGAGAATACGCTGAAGCAAGGCGATGTGATTCAGTGCCGCGAATGTGGCTATCGCATTCTCTACAAGAAACGCACCCGCCGCA TTGTCCAGTACGAAGCTCGCTGA
- the LOC125202253 gene encoding cytochrome P450 CYP72A219-like — translation MSPLSISLIVILCLLIASMVIWGWKMLNWVWIRPKKIEKRLRAQGLAGNSYRLLYGDTNDMAAMIKEAKSKPIKLSDDIVPRVLPLHHHIINKYGKASFIWVGPVARVLIMEPELLKKILINNHIFKKPTHNPLAQFLVCGLAGYEDEKWAKHRRIINPAFYVEKLKHMVPAMHTSCDEMIRKWEKLVVDEVGFIEIEVQSHFEDLTTEIISRTAFGSRHEEGRRIFELQKEQSELTRQVLQSVYIPGWRYIPTKRNRRMKEINSQLCRQLRGIINKREESMGKGECADDDLLGILLKSNEREIRENDGSSSAGMSIEEVVEECKTFYLSGQESTSNLLSWTMMLLGAHPTWQEQARDEVFRVFGDGEPHFDGLNRLKVLTMILHEVLRLYPPAIIFNRILENETELGNMTLPGGVHVLLPIILIHRDKHLWGEDADEFKPERFSEGIAKATQNQLSFFPFSWGPRVCIGNNFALIEAKMALAMILRRFSFKLSPAYTHAPSFVVSLQPQHGIHLTLRRLHK, via the exons atgagtCCTCTAAGCATTAGCTTGATTGTAATATTATGTTTGTTGATAGCATCAATGGTGATATGGGGTTGGAAAATGTTGAATTGGGTGTGGATTAGGccgaaaaagatagaaaaaaggcTTAGGGCACAAGGCCTAGCCGGAAACTCTTACCGTCTGCTTTATGGTGACACCAACGACATGGCCGCCATGATCAAGGAGGCAAAATCCAAGCCGATCAAACTCTCCGATGACATTGTGCCGAGGGTTTTGCCACTACACCACCACATTATCAATAAATACg gAAAAGCATCGTTCATATGGGTTGGGCCAGTTGCAAGAGTATTGATAATGGAGCCTGAGCTTCTAAAGAAAATCTTGATCAACAACCACATTTTCAAGAAGCCAACACACAACCCTCTTGCCCAGTTTCTTGTCTGTGGATTAGCTGGCTACGAGGATGAAAAGTGGGCTAAGCATAGACGAATCATTAATCCGGCTTTCTACGTCGAAAAGCTCAAG CACATGGTGCCTGCGATGCACACGAGTTGTGATGAAATGATAAGAAAATGGGAAAAGTTGGTGGTGGATGAGGTGGGATTCATAGAGATAGAGGTGCAGTCACATTTTGAGGATTTAACCACTGAAATTATATCAAGAACTGCTTTTGGAAGTAGACATGAAGAGGGAAGGAGGATTTTCGAGCTCCAGAAAGAGCAGTCGGAGCTCACGCGCCAAGTTCTGCAGTCCGTTTATATCCCCGGATGGAG ATACATCCCAACAAAGAGAAACAGGAGAATGAAAGAGATCAACAGTCAACTCTGCCGGCAACTGAGAGGCATCATCAACAAACGAGAAGAGTCGATGGGAAAGGGAGAGTGCGCGGACGACGACTTGCTAGGCATCTTGCTGAAGTcgaatgagagagagatacGCGAGAATGATGGAAGCAGCAGTGCCGGGATGAGCATCGAGGAAGTGGTGGAGGAGTGCAAGACTTTCTATCTATCCGGGCAAGAGAGCACGTCGAATCTCTTGTCGTGGACGATGATGTTGTTGGGAGCCCATCCGACGTGGCAGGAGCAAGCTAGGGATGAGgtttttagggtttttggaGATGGAGAGCCTCATTTTGATGGATTGAATCGTCTCAAAGTT TTGACGATGATTTTGCACGAGGTTCTAAGACTATACCCTCCAGCAATAATATTCAACCGCATCCTCGAAAACGAGACGGAGCTCGGGAACATGACTCTCCCCGGCGGAGTGCACGTGCTGCTGCCGATAATCCTGATCCACCGCGACAAGCACCTCTGGGGCGAAGACGCCGACGAGTTCAAGCCGGAGAGATTCTCCGAAGGAATCGCCAAAGCAACACAAAATCAGCTCTCCTTCTTCCCCTTCAGCTGGGGCCCTAGGGTTTGCATCGGCAACAATTTTGCCCTAATTGAGGCCAAGATGGCTCTGGCTATGATCCTCCGCCGCTTCTCGTTCAAGCTCTCCCCGGCTTACACGCACGCGCCGTCGTTCGTCGTCTCGCTCCAACCCCAGCATGGGATTCATCTCACCTTAAGGAGACTCCataaatga
- the LOC125204157 gene encoding acyl-acyl carrier protein thioesterase ATL3, chloroplastic-like, with protein sequence MLNNSLTHIPSQSAFSFPVVPRRHAEQLPPLVRSCNRLSQWRPLMAKSTAVAVSNTLTGGGKGMSWFFELEQEVREYELDQFGVVNNAIYSNLCEYATYKLLHEIGFDADIKLAVSDATIKYISPLKRKDRYMLKVRLYDYSTTRFFFEEQVLRLPDHKPIVWGTATLILLDKRLRPTQITPSMISQFNKFLLTHTNK encoded by the exons atgttaaataattcTTTAACTCACATTCCCTCACAATCGGCGTTTAGCTTCCCCGTCGTTCCGAGACGGCATGCCGAGCAGCTGCCACCTCTCGTTAGGAGCTGCAATCGGCTTTCGCAGTGGCGGCCGCTGATGGCGAAGAGCACTGCAGTTGCTGTGAGTAATACATTAACCGGAGGTGGCAAAGG GATGAGTTGGTTTTTCGAACTAGAACAAGAAGTCCGAGAGTATGAATTGGATCAATTTGGAGTAGTGAATAATGCTATATATTCCAATCTTTGTGAATATG CTACATACAAACTCCTTCATGAGATCGGTTTTGATGCTGATATAAAGTTAGCAGTGTCCGATGCCACAATCAAATATATCTCACCTTTGAAG AGGAAAGATAGATATATGCTAAAAGTGAGGCTATATGATTATTCAACTACTCGATTCTTTTTTGAGGAGCAAGTCTTAAGGCTACCAGATCATAAG CCGATTGTATGGGGTACGGCCACACTGATTCTACTAGACAAGAGGCTTCGTCCGACACAAATCACACCTTCGATGATTTCCCAATTCAATAAATTCCTActaacacacacaaacaaatgA
- the LOC125189030 gene encoding cytochrome P450 CYP72A219-like encodes YLYIFFIYYSLSNLHQKMNLPSILCSILLAAVIAWGVKLLNWVWLRPRRLQKLLRHQGLKGNSYRLLLGDMKDLISVIKQEQFKPIQLSDDLAPHMFPYFHQIISKYGENCFIWFGPSPRLIITDPKIVREILARPDIFRKPLPDPIGQTVAGGLLYLEGQKWAKHRKIINPAFHMDKLKSMVPVIGLSCLDMMGKWEALVGSDGSGGDSVVEIDVWPFIEDFSGDVISRVAFGSSHEKGRRIFELQKELVKLVLEVIQFMFIPGWRFVPTKANRRTKAMSEEIRSLLKGIIEQREKAMGSEKKVGSEGDLLGTLMESNREAHGMSIEDVIEECKLFYFAGSETTSLVVVWTLVMLSKHQEWQARAREEVLQVFGERHPSYDGLNRLKIVTMILNEVLRMYPSVPLLARAPTETVKLGDMTVPVGVDLMLLIGAMHHDPKIWGDDVSEFKPERFESGMRGQSGFMPFSGGPRVCIGQNLGMIEAKIAVAMMLQRFSFELSPSYLHTPFLIITLQPQHGVPLLLRKLK; translated from the exons TATCTCTACATcttctttatatattactctctctcaaatttacATCAAAAAATGAACTTGCCCTCAATCTTGTGCTCAATCCTGCTTGCTGCAGTGATAGCATGGGGAGTGAAATTACTGAATTGGGTCTGGCTGAGGCCGAGGAGGCTGCAGAAGCTGCTGAGGCACCAGGGGCTTAAAGGTAATTCCTACCGGCTTCTTCTCGGAGACATGAAGGATCTCATCTCAGTGATAAAACAAGAGCAGTTCAAACCCATCCAGCTCTCCGACGATCTTGCGCCGCATATGTTTCCTTATTTTCACCAAATCATCAGCAAATATG GAGAGAATTGTTTCATATGGTTTGGACCGTCGCCGAGGTTGATCATCACTGATCCGAAGATTGTGAGAGAGATTCTTGCGAGGCCGGATATATTCCGGAAGCCGCTGCCCGATCCGATCGGGCAAACGGTGGCCGGAGGGCTGCTGTATCTCGAGGGCCAGAAATGGGCAAAACATAGGAAAATCATCAATCCAGCTTTTCACATGGACAAATTAAAG AGTATGGTGCCGGTGATTGGTTTGAGTTGTTTGGACATGATGGGGAAATGGGAGGCTTTGGTGGGTAGTGATGGCAGCGGAGGCGATTCGGTGGTGGAGATCGACGTGTGGCCCTTTATTGAGGATTTCTCGGGCGATGTGATCTCGAGGGTGGCGTTCGGGAGTTCCCATGAGAAAGGGAGGAGGATATTTGAGCTCCAAAAGGAGCTGGTGAAGCTCGTTTTGGAGGTCATTCAGTTCATGTTCATCCCCGGTTGGAG GTTTGTCCCGACCAAGGCCAACAGAAGAACCAAAGCAATGTCGGAGGAAATCCGATCACTGCTGAAGGGCATCATCGAGCAAAGAGAGAAAGCAATGGGGAGTGAAAAGAAAGTTGGCAGCGAAGGAGATCTCTTAGGTACATTGATGGAATCGAATAGAGAAGCTCACGGCATGAGCATCGAAGATGTGATCGAAGAATGCAAGCTCTTCTACTTTGCAGGCTCGGAGACAACCTCGCTAGTAGTGGTGTGGACATTGGTGATGCTCAGTAAGCATCAGGAATGGCAAGCTAGAGCGAGAGAGGAGGTTCTTCAAGTGTTCGGAGAGAGACATCCATCCTACGACGGCCTCAATCGCCTTAAAATC GTGACGATGATTTTGAACGAGGTGTTGAGGATGTACCCCTCGGTGCCACTGCTAGCTCGGGCGCCGACGGAGACGGTGAAATTGGGGGACATGACGGTGCCGGTTGGCGTGGATTTAATGCTGCTAATAGGGGCGATGCATCATGATCCGAAGATATGGGGCGATGATGTGAGCGAGTTCAAACCCGAGAGATTCGAGAGTGGAATGAGAGGGCAATCGGGGTTCATGCCCTTCAGTGGCGGGCCTCGTGTGTGCATAGGCCAGAACTTGGGCATGATCGAGGCCAAGATAGCCGTGGCGATGATGCTGCAGAGATTCTCGTTCGAGCTATCACCCTCGTATTTGCATACGCCGTTCTTGATCATCACCCTTCAGCCCCAGCATGGTGTGCCTCTGCTTCTGCGTAAGTTGAAGTAG
- the LOC125202059 gene encoding cytochrome P450 CYP72A219-like isoform X1 — MNLSQVLYSILLVAVVALGVKLLNWAWLRPRKLQKLLRQQGLNGNSYRPLIGDLKDLISVAKQEQFKPIQFSDDLPPHSFHYFHQIISKYGENCFIWFGPSPKLMITDPQLMREILARPDVFWKPQPDPIGHTVAGGLLFLEGEKWAKHRKIINPAFNTDKLKSMVSVIGLSCSDTIAKWEALVDSKGGGSNSAVEIDVWPFIADLSGDVISRVAFGSSHEQGRRIFELHKEVVKLTLELMQFMSIPGWRFIPTKANRRTKAISEEIRSILTGIINQREKAMERNEAVEGDLLGTLLESSNGEAHSMTVEEVIEECKLFYFAGSDTISVLVIWTMVMLSKHQEWQAKAREEVLQVFRNGHPCYDGLNRLKIVTMILNEVLRMFPSAPLLTRAPTKTVKLGDMTVPIGVELMLLIGEMHHDPIIWGNDVSEFKPERLESGVRGKSGFMPFSFGPRVCIGQNLAMIEAKIMVAMMLQRFSFELSPSYLHAPFLILTLQPQHGVPLLLRKFE; from the exons atgaaCTTGAGCCAAGTTTTGTATTCAATCTTGCTTGTTGCAGTGGTAGCATTGGGAGTGAAATTACTGAATTGGGCATGGCTGAGGCCGAGAAAGCTGCAGAAGCTGCTGAGGCAGCAGGGGCTCAATGGTAATTCCTACCGGCCTCTTATCGGAGACCTGAAAGACCTCATCTCCGTCGCCAAACAAGAACAGTTCAAACCAATCCAATTCTCTGACGATCTTCCTCCTCAcagttttcattattttcacCAAATCATTAGCAAGTACG GTGAAAATTGTTTCATATGGTTTGGACCATCACCGAAGTTGATGATCACAGATCCACAGCTCATGAGAGAGATTCTTGCGAGACCGGATGTTTTCTGGAAGCCGCAGCCGGATCCTATCGGGCATACGGTGGCCGGAGGGCTTCTGTTTCTCGAGGGCGAGAAATGGGCAAAACACAGGAAAATCATCAATCCAGCTTTTAACACGGACAAGTTGAAG AGTATGGTTTCGGTCATTGGTTTGAGTTGTTCGGATACGATTGCAAAATGGGAAGCTTTGGTGGATAGCAAGGGAGGCGGAAGCAATTCGGCGGTGGAGATCGATGTGTGGCCTTTTATTGCGGATTTATCGGGCGACGTGATTTCGAGGGTGGCATTCGGGAGCTCCCATGAGCAAGGTAGGAGAATATTTGAACTCCATAAGGAGGTTGTGAAGCTCACTTTGGAGCTCATGCAATTCATGTCCATCCCCGGGTGGAG GTTTATCCCGACGAAAGCCAACAGAAGAACCAAAGCAATATCAGAGGAAATCCGGTCAATATTGACGGGCATCATCAACCAGAGAGAGAAAGCAATGGAGAGGAATGAAGCAGTTGAAGGAGACCTCTTAGGCACATTGTTGGAATCGAGTAACGGAGAGGCCCACAGCATGACCGTCGAAGAAGTGATCGAAGAATGCAAGCTATTCTACTTCGCAGGCTCGGATACAATCTCAGTCTTAGTGATTTGGACAATGGTGATGCTCAGCAAGCATCAGGAATGGCAAGCTAAAGCGAGAGAGGAGGTTCTTCAAGTGTTCAGAAACGGGCATCCTTGTTACGACGGCCTAAATCGCCTTAAAATT GTGACAATGATTCTGAACGAGGTGTTGAGGATGTTCCCATCGGCGCCCTTGCTAACTCGGGCACCTACGAAGACTGTGAAGTTGGGGGACATGACTGTGCCGATCGGCGTGGAATTAATGCTGCTAATAGGGGAAATGCATCATGATCCGATTATATGGGGCAATGATGTGAGCGAGTTCAAACCGGAGAGATTAGAGAGTGGAGTGAGAGGGAAATCGGGGTTCATGCCTTTCAGTTTCGGGCCTCGTGTATGCATAGGGCAGAACTTGGCCATGATCGAGGCCAAGATCATGGTGGCAATGATGCTGCAAAGATTCTCATTTGAGTTGTCGCCCTCGTATCTGCATGCGCCGTTCTTGATCCTCACCCTTCAGCCCCAGCACGGCGTGCCACTGCTTCTGCGTAAGTTCGAGTAG
- the LOC125202059 gene encoding cytochrome P450 72A14-like isoform X2 — MITDPQLMREILARPDVFWKPQPDPIGHTVAGGLLFLEGEKWAKHRKIINPAFNTDKLKSMVSVIGLSCSDTIAKWEALVDSKGGGSNSAVEIDVWPFIADLSGDVISRVAFGSSHEQGRRIFELHKEVVKLTLELMQFMSIPGWRFIPTKANRRTKAISEEIRSILTGIINQREKAMERNEAVEGDLLGTLLESSNGEAHSMTVEEVIEECKLFYFAGSDTISVLVIWTMVMLSKHQEWQAKAREEVLQVFRNGHPCYDGLNRLKIVTMILNEVLRMFPSAPLLTRAPTKTVKLGDMTVPIGVELMLLIGEMHHDPIIWGNDVSEFKPERLESGVRGKSGFMPFSFGPRVCIGQNLAMIEAKIMVAMMLQRFSFELSPSYLHAPFLILTLQPQHGVPLLLRKFE; from the exons ATGATCACAGATCCACAGCTCATGAGAGAGATTCTTGCGAGACCGGATGTTTTCTGGAAGCCGCAGCCGGATCCTATCGGGCATACGGTGGCCGGAGGGCTTCTGTTTCTCGAGGGCGAGAAATGGGCAAAACACAGGAAAATCATCAATCCAGCTTTTAACACGGACAAGTTGAAG AGTATGGTTTCGGTCATTGGTTTGAGTTGTTCGGATACGATTGCAAAATGGGAAGCTTTGGTGGATAGCAAGGGAGGCGGAAGCAATTCGGCGGTGGAGATCGATGTGTGGCCTTTTATTGCGGATTTATCGGGCGACGTGATTTCGAGGGTGGCATTCGGGAGCTCCCATGAGCAAGGTAGGAGAATATTTGAACTCCATAAGGAGGTTGTGAAGCTCACTTTGGAGCTCATGCAATTCATGTCCATCCCCGGGTGGAG GTTTATCCCGACGAAAGCCAACAGAAGAACCAAAGCAATATCAGAGGAAATCCGGTCAATATTGACGGGCATCATCAACCAGAGAGAGAAAGCAATGGAGAGGAATGAAGCAGTTGAAGGAGACCTCTTAGGCACATTGTTGGAATCGAGTAACGGAGAGGCCCACAGCATGACCGTCGAAGAAGTGATCGAAGAATGCAAGCTATTCTACTTCGCAGGCTCGGATACAATCTCAGTCTTAGTGATTTGGACAATGGTGATGCTCAGCAAGCATCAGGAATGGCAAGCTAAAGCGAGAGAGGAGGTTCTTCAAGTGTTCAGAAACGGGCATCCTTGTTACGACGGCCTAAATCGCCTTAAAATT GTGACAATGATTCTGAACGAGGTGTTGAGGATGTTCCCATCGGCGCCCTTGCTAACTCGGGCACCTACGAAGACTGTGAAGTTGGGGGACATGACTGTGCCGATCGGCGTGGAATTAATGCTGCTAATAGGGGAAATGCATCATGATCCGATTATATGGGGCAATGATGTGAGCGAGTTCAAACCGGAGAGATTAGAGAGTGGAGTGAGAGGGAAATCGGGGTTCATGCCTTTCAGTTTCGGGCCTCGTGTATGCATAGGGCAGAACTTGGCCATGATCGAGGCCAAGATCATGGTGGCAATGATGCTGCAAAGATTCTCATTTGAGTTGTCGCCCTCGTATCTGCATGCGCCGTTCTTGATCCTCACCCTTCAGCCCCAGCACGGCGTGCCACTGCTTCTGCGTAAGTTCGAGTAG
- the LOC125209991 gene encoding mitochondrial inner membrane protease subunit 1, translated as MIAPKLLQQYALRWKSASKDVLSHSVLFAQFISLLHITDTYIFSPILVYGPSMLPTLNFTGDVLLVDKLSPLLGKVGNGDVVLVRSPENPRKSITKRIVGVEGDTVTFLADSGRGDQSNSVVVPKGHVWIQGDNIYASNDSRNFGPVPYGLVYGKVFCRVWPPEDFGRLPQ; from the exons ATGATAGCTCCAAAACTGCTGCAGCAATACGCTCTACGATGGAAGTCGGCCTCTAAGGATGTGTTGAGCCACTCCGTCCTCTTCGCTCAATTTATTTCCCTTTTGCACATCACCGATACCTACATTTTCTCCCCAATCCTA GTTTATGGCCCGAGCATGCTGCCGACATTGAATTTCACGGGCGACGTTTTGCTGGTTGATAAGCTGTCGCCCTTGCTGGGGAAGGTGGGAAACGGTGACGTCGTTCTGGTGAGATCGCCGGAAAATCCTAGGAAGAGCATAACCAAGCGAATTGTTGGCGTTGAGGGGGATACAGTCACCTTCTTGGCGGATTCCGGCCGCGGTGATCAGTCTAATTCGGTGGTG GTACCAAAGGGTCATGTGTGGATTCAAGGAGATAATATCTATGCATCAAATGACTCACGAAACTTTGGTCCCGTTCCTTATGGGTTGGTTTATGGGAAAGTCTTTTGCAGG GTATGGCCACCTGAAGACTTTGGACGTTTGCCACAATAG